Proteins from a single region of Bacteroidia bacterium:
- a CDS encoding septum formation initiator family protein, protein MKAVKSIFRFVRNKYVLSITVVAVWVIFLDKNNVFSQMELTRQLQKLTQEKLYYQERIEENKISLHDLQTSPSSLEKFARETYMMKKDNEDIFVIVPDTVK, encoded by the coding sequence GTGAAAGCTGTAAAATCCATTTTCAGGTTTGTCCGCAATAAGTACGTTCTTTCGATCACCGTGGTTGCGGTTTGGGTTATCTTTCTTGATAAAAATAACGTTTTTTCACAGATGGAGCTCACCCGCCAGCTTCAGAAACTGACTCAGGAAAAGTTGTATTACCAGGAGAGGATCGAAGAGAATAAAATATCCCTGCACGACTTACAAACCTCTCCTTCCAGCCTGGAGAAATTCGCCCGTGAGACATATATGATGAAAAAGGACAATGAAGATATCTTTGTCATTGTGCCTGATACGGTGAAATAG
- a CDS encoding L,D-transpeptidase family protein, protein MKNLLVLLSVLLIQPSFREDQKKHARVKAAYSAKYEAIKKALDARGIPAGKLNICLVGYKEEQVLELWVRKGTEGKYSLYGTYPVCASSGTIGPKRRAGDGQVPEGFYHIDRYNPYSNFHLSLGVSYPNASDRILGTRGSLGGDIFIHGSCVTIGCMPLTDDLIKEVYVLAVEARTSGQTRIPCLIFPMRMDAKGMKKLEEYSVANPVLQKFWKNLEEGYALFVKNSRPPEYTVKKDGQYQFSSD, encoded by the coding sequence ATGAAAAACCTGTTGGTGCTCCTTAGTGTATTGCTTATACAACCCTCCTTCAGAGAGGATCAGAAAAAGCATGCCAGGGTGAAAGCGGCGTACTCCGCCAAATACGAAGCGATCAAAAAAGCGCTGGATGCCAGGGGTATTCCAGCAGGGAAATTGAATATCTGTCTGGTCGGATACAAGGAGGAACAGGTGCTGGAATTATGGGTAAGAAAAGGTACGGAAGGGAAATACAGCTTGTACGGGACATATCCGGTATGCGCATCGAGCGGTACGATCGGACCCAAACGCAGAGCCGGTGACGGTCAGGTTCCGGAGGGCTTTTATCACATTGATCGCTACAATCCCTACAGTAATTTCCATCTTTCGCTGGGTGTCTCCTATCCCAACGCATCCGACCGAATTCTGGGAACCAGGGGTAGCCTGGGTGGTGATATTTTTATTCATGGTTCCTGTGTAACCATCGGTTGTATGCCTCTCACAGACGACCTTATCAAGGAAGTTTATGTGCTTGCCGTGGAAGCCAGAACTTCCGGTCAAACCCGCATTCCCTGCCTGATCTTTCCGATGCGAATGGACGCAAAGGGCATGAAGAAGCTGGAAGAATACTCGGTTGCCAACCCGGTTTTGCAAAAGTTCTGGAAAAATCTGGAAGAAGGATATGCCCTTTTTGTAAAGAATTCACGCCCGCCGGAGTATACCGTTAAAAAGGATGGTCAATATCAATTTTCCTCTGACTGA
- a CDS encoding DUF3857 domain-containing protein translates to MKRMLFSLLVLPALISGQDMVDHTVLQKEHPGENAIYLNKKELVTLKVEKGQLKVITDFFDDLLLLNDKGILYNERSVYYSHFEEVKDIKANTLVPNGKSYKKVKVSHFEQKDDVSSGVFYDDQKAISFHFTDLKPGARTQLAYREIQSEPRFFGMHFFGSYVDVAESEFSVRVPEGVEISYKLFNVPSGFVQFTETVKGKEKIYTWKGKNLPRFESEEGSPNIRYYAPHVIIRVLNYRSGKETIPVLTGAGELYNWYYGLVKDVNKSEDPHLKHVVDSLMKDVTDEYTKVKKVYYWVQDNVKYVAFEDGLGGFVPREAGTVCSRRYGDCKDMASIITTMLRMAGVKSYLTWIGSRDIPYSYQEVPSPLSDNHMIATWISPEGHYYFLDATGKNAPLGYHTAMIQGKEALIGIGPEEYRIVTVPTFSRKENFFSDSTRVWIEGLEIKAKGQISTTGYGKIRMGELLQSMNQEDKENYLKRFVERGNNKCKADSVKAFDYTDREKSIRLEFSYTLPDYLKVNGDEIYFNLNIDKTNKDRQMDMDKRKTPYEMDYRWTDRFVTVLDIPAGYEVTYIPPDVVFDNPRFGFTMKYVRKGNQILLYRDFYQEILLMQRDDCMEWNKLAKELNKAFAESIILKKKSK, encoded by the coding sequence ATGAAAAGAATGCTGTTCAGCCTGCTTGTGCTTCCCGCTCTGATCAGCGGGCAGGATATGGTGGATCATACTGTACTTCAAAAGGAACATCCGGGAGAGAATGCCATTTACCTGAATAAAAAAGAGCTGGTAACGCTGAAAGTTGAGAAAGGTCAGTTGAAAGTGATTACTGACTTTTTTGACGATCTTCTGCTGCTGAACGACAAAGGTATTCTCTATAACGAACGTTCCGTATACTATTCTCATTTCGAAGAAGTAAAGGATATTAAAGCGAATACGCTTGTTCCCAATGGAAAATCGTATAAAAAAGTTAAAGTATCCCACTTCGAACAAAAAGATGATGTGAGCTCCGGCGTGTTCTATGACGATCAGAAAGCGATCAGCTTTCATTTTACGGATCTGAAACCGGGTGCCCGAACGCAGCTTGCGTACCGCGAAATCCAGAGTGAACCACGTTTTTTCGGCATGCATTTCTTTGGTTCATATGTGGATGTGGCGGAGTCCGAATTCTCGGTCCGCGTTCCGGAAGGAGTGGAGATCAGTTATAAACTTTTCAATGTGCCTTCCGGTTTTGTTCAGTTTACTGAAACGGTGAAAGGAAAGGAAAAAATATATACGTGGAAGGGAAAGAACCTTCCACGCTTCGAATCGGAGGAGGGCTCACCGAATATACGGTACTATGCTCCCCATGTGATTATCCGGGTGCTGAACTACCGCTCCGGAAAGGAAACCATTCCGGTACTCACGGGCGCCGGCGAGCTTTATAACTGGTATTATGGACTGGTGAAGGACGTGAACAAATCGGAAGATCCGCACCTGAAACATGTGGTGGATTCACTGATGAAAGATGTTACGGATGAGTACACTAAAGTGAAAAAAGTTTATTACTGGGTGCAGGATAATGTAAAGTATGTCGCTTTTGAAGATGGATTGGGAGGCTTTGTGCCACGGGAGGCCGGTACGGTGTGCTCGCGGCGCTATGGAGATTGTAAAGACATGGCATCTATCATCACAACAATGCTCCGGATGGCAGGAGTAAAGAGTTATCTCACATGGATCGGATCACGTGATATTCCGTATTCTTACCAGGAAGTTCCTTCACCCCTAAGCGACAATCACATGATCGCTACATGGATTTCTCCGGAAGGGCACTACTATTTTCTCGATGCAACCGGCAAAAATGCACCCCTTGGCTATCACACGGCGATGATTCAGGGCAAGGAAGCACTGATCGGGATCGGCCCTGAGGAATATCGTATTGTTACCGTTCCTACCTTCTCCCGGAAAGAGAATTTCTTCAGCGATTCAACACGGGTGTGGATCGAAGGACTTGAAATCAAAGCCAAAGGACAAATCTCTACAACCGGTTACGGTAAAATCAGAATGGGAGAGCTGCTTCAGAGCATGAATCAGGAAGATAAAGAAAATTACCTGAAACGCTTTGTGGAACGGGGAAACAATAAATGCAAGGCCGATTCTGTAAAAGCGTTTGATTATACAGACCGGGAGAAGAGCATTCGGTTGGAATTTTCGTATACGCTCCCGGACTATCTTAAAGTGAATGGAGACGAGATCTATTTTAATCTGAATATAGACAAAACGAATAAGGACCGCCAGATGGATATGGACAAACGGAAAACACCCTATGAAATGGATTACAGGTGGACCGATCGTTTTGTTACCGTTCTGGATATCCCGGCCGGATATGAGGTCACCTATATCCCGCCGGATGTGGTTTTTGATAATCCTCGTTTTGGATTTACCATGAAATATGTCAGGAAGGGGAATCAAATCCTGCTTTACCGTGATTTCTACCAGGAGATATTACTTATGCAGCGCGACGATTGCATGGAATGGAATAAACTGGCAAAAGAGCTGAACAAAGCGTTCGCGGAAAGTATCATCCTGAAAAAGAAATCAAAATAG
- a CDS encoding acyl-CoA thioesterase, with product MLKHTSIVRVRYGETDQMGYAYYGVYAQYYEVGRVEMLRSLGITYKELEDTGYLLPVHSFKITYHKPAVYDDLVSIETTIADPPGLRLRFLFEARNEKGELLNEGEVVLVFVSKITRRPVAPPDSVLKVFKK from the coding sequence CTGCTGAAGCATACAAGCATCGTACGGGTGCGGTACGGTGAGACCGATCAGATGGGATATGCCTATTACGGCGTATATGCTCAATATTACGAGGTCGGACGGGTGGAAATGCTGCGTTCCCTTGGAATAACTTATAAGGAACTTGAAGACACAGGCTACCTTCTGCCGGTTCATAGCTTTAAAATAACCTACCATAAGCCCGCCGTATACGATGATCTCGTAAGCATTGAAACAACCATTGCGGATCCCCCCGGCTTACGCCTCCGCTTCCTGTTCGAAGCCCGAAACGAAAAAGGAGAACTGCTCAATGAAGGCGAAGTGGTGCTCGTTTTCGTAAGCAAAATTACCCGGCGTCCGGTAGCACCACCGGACTCGGTGTTGAAAGTTTTTAAAAAATAG
- a CDS encoding TonB-dependent receptor, with protein sequence MKKENILLPLLALCFFQGNSQENDSTKHLNEVVITATRTAGDPLEVPRSITVITGEQINSSGAKNLQEVLVTAAGLSVIGTGQNFGSTSTVFTRGTAGNHTTIMIDGVRVSDPSSPANTFDLSEISLANIDRIEIVKGSNSTLYGSSAIGGVINIITRVPDSAGFHLSTAAFFGNYTGNSDWDKKHEQGWISDYSLNLSYKFKPGFYIGAGALRRLAHGFNSTVDTVVSTGTYKHPEQGDFYEKIGLNGFLGFKNEKWNVKLGGLHERQYTGIDDGPYKDDDNYSVYVPRTLFHLNATHYFNERHSVSVSAGHTSMKREATDDSSLVTPGSYDMTFMENNFHGKSYSSDLMYHGKFKGLSVLAGGGVAGESMGGNTYLYANSMWGLYEDSTDIDSLNLHTQTISLFTRLELEGSVFGEKMKDFRLAVGLRYADHSQFGDVFTWDLGPSYKYSRKGLLYFSWAGGFNAPSLYQSFTPEKDPFSGIQRGNEFLRPEYSQSFEVGIKQRVSGEISWSAALFRTQVRDVIDYVYLWDGSVVIDSLNFMHYKGDRYLNIGSTVATGMELSINAQLSPQLELSVSLTVLGGKFLPKQEQDTVHTKGHHVQIFSNGAFVTDGQEIYGLPRRHSSGTLALQWKPQKSLSIFSMAKYAGNRTDLVYDNTLGPYGAQTTTGLSDIFLLDMRVKYEINRRLNASVYAENILNEKYEEIRGYASRGRGWYLKLSASF encoded by the coding sequence ATGAAAAAGGAAAACATTCTATTGCCATTGCTGGCATTGTGCTTCTTCCAGGGAAATTCCCAGGAAAACGATTCTACCAAACACCTTAATGAAGTGGTGATTACCGCTACCCGAACTGCCGGCGACCCCCTGGAAGTACCACGGAGTATAACGGTCATTACGGGTGAACAAATCAATAGTTCGGGCGCCAAAAATCTGCAGGAAGTTCTGGTCACCGCCGCCGGTCTCAGTGTAATAGGTACCGGACAGAATTTCGGAAGTACCTCTACGGTATTTACCCGGGGTACCGCCGGAAACCATACCACAATCATGATTGATGGTGTGCGTGTATCCGATCCTTCTTCCCCCGCAAATACCTTTGATTTGTCTGAAATTTCCCTTGCAAATATTGACCGCATCGAAATTGTCAAAGGATCCAACAGCACCCTCTACGGCTCCTCCGCGATTGGCGGAGTTATTAATATTATAACCCGCGTGCCCGACAGTGCCGGATTCCATCTCTCTACTGCGGCATTCTTCGGTAATTATACCGGAAACAGCGACTGGGATAAGAAGCACGAACAAGGATGGATCTCTGATTATTCTTTGAACCTCAGTTATAAATTCAAACCCGGTTTTTATATCGGTGCGGGCGCTTTGAGGCGTCTGGCTCATGGATTTAATAGTACCGTGGATACCGTGGTGAGCACGGGAACATATAAACATCCTGAGCAGGGAGACTTTTATGAAAAGATAGGCCTTAACGGATTTCTCGGATTTAAGAACGAAAAGTGGAATGTGAAACTTGGCGGACTACATGAGCGGCAATACACAGGTATTGACGACGGTCCGTATAAGGATGATGACAACTATAGTGTTTATGTTCCCCGGACACTTTTTCACCTGAATGCAACTCATTATTTTAATGAGCGGCATTCTGTTTCTGTGTCGGCCGGACACACCTCCATGAAAAGAGAAGCTACCGACGATTCTTCACTTGTAACTCCGGGGAGTTATGATATGACATTCATGGAAAACAATTTCCATGGAAAATCATATTCCTCGGATCTGATGTATCACGGAAAATTCAAAGGTCTTTCTGTGTTGGCAGGTGGTGGAGTAGCGGGGGAGTCGATGGGCGGGAACACCTATCTCTACGCTAATTCCATGTGGGGGCTCTACGAGGACAGTACGGATATTGATTCCCTGAACCTCCATACTCAAACGATTTCCCTTTTTACCCGTCTCGAGCTGGAAGGTTCTGTGTTTGGAGAGAAGATGAAGGATTTTCGCCTGGCCGTTGGACTGCGTTACGCGGATCACAGTCAATTCGGAGATGTCTTTACCTGGGATCTCGGACCTTCTTATAAATACAGCCGGAAGGGCTTACTTTATTTTTCCTGGGCTGGAGGCTTTAATGCCCCTTCCCTGTATCAGTCGTTTACACCGGAAAAAGATCCCTTTTCCGGCATTCAACGGGGCAACGAATTCCTGCGCCCCGAGTATTCTCAATCCTTCGAAGTTGGAATAAAACAGAGGGTATCCGGTGAAATTTCCTGGTCCGCCGCTCTGTTCAGGACTCAAGTCAGGGATGTAATAGATTATGTATACCTGTGGGATGGCAGCGTAGTTATAGACTCACTGAACTTTATGCACTACAAAGGTGACCGCTATCTGAACATTGGAAGTACCGTGGCCACCGGAATGGAACTGAGCATTAACGCGCAGCTTAGTCCACAGCTTGAGCTATCAGTGTCCCTCACTGTGTTGGGCGGGAAATTCCTCCCAAAGCAAGAACAAGACACAGTGCACACAAAGGGGCATCATGTGCAGATCTTCAGTAATGGGGCTTTCGTGACGGACGGTCAGGAGATTTACGGCTTACCACGGCGTCACAGTTCCGGAACGCTGGCGCTGCAATGGAAACCCCAGAAGAGCCTGAGTATTTTTTCCATGGCAAAATACGCCGGAAACCGTACAGATTTGGTTTACGACAATACCCTTGGCCCCTACGGGGCACAAACAACCACCGGATTGTCGGACATTTTCCTGCTCGATATGCGGGTGAAATATGAAATCAACCGTCGTCTGAACGCCTCTGTTTATGCCGAAAACATATTGAATGAGAAGTACGAGGAGATTCGTGGCTATGCTTCCCGTGGCAGGGGGTGGTATCTGAAGCTCAGTGCATCCTTTTGA
- a CDS encoding aspartate kinase: MLILKFGGTSVGSPERIKKLVPLIDDARDKIVVLSAMSGTTNALVEIATALYSRDSKKANAQIAALEAAYKQVVKDLFSKDAFLKMGEQLIRNHFDHLRSFTLDMFTANEEKAILAQGELISTALVHYYLEEKGIPSVLLPALNFMRIDENEEPDLDAIEKGLRVELKKHPGHLFITQGYICRNSFGEIDNLKRGGSDYTATLIGAALHSQEIQIWTDIDGMHNNDPRIVENTRPVTQMSFDEAAELAYFGAKILHPTCVLPAQKRKVPVRLLNTMQPEAKGTLISEQPPQDRITAIAAKDGITAINIRSGRMLLAYGFLRSVFEVFERYRTPIDMITTSEVAVSLTIDQPKHLPEIIRELEMFGSVQTDRDQTIICIVGSFSGEKKGYARKIFDALATIPIRMISYGGSENNVSVLVDTRFKKEALNALNDGLFAEAL, translated from the coding sequence ATGTTAATCCTAAAATTCGGCGGAACATCTGTAGGGTCACCGGAGCGTATAAAAAAACTGGTTCCGCTGATTGATGATGCACGAGATAAAATAGTGGTATTATCAGCCATGAGTGGTACCACCAATGCCCTTGTGGAGATTGCCACGGCACTGTATTCCCGGGACAGCAAGAAGGCGAACGCCCAGATCGCGGCACTGGAGGCAGCATACAAACAGGTGGTGAAAGACCTTTTTTCCAAAGACGCTTTCCTGAAAATGGGAGAACAGCTGATCAGAAATCATTTTGATCATCTCCGGTCATTTACGCTTGATATGTTCACGGCAAATGAGGAGAAAGCCATTCTTGCACAGGGAGAGCTGATCTCAACCGCCCTCGTGCATTATTACCTTGAAGAGAAAGGAATACCTTCTGTTCTCCTCCCTGCACTGAATTTTATGCGCATAGACGAAAATGAGGAGCCGGACCTGGATGCCATTGAAAAAGGTCTCCGGGTTGAACTAAAGAAACATCCGGGCCACCTCTTTATTACACAGGGTTATATCTGCAGAAATTCTTTCGGAGAAATTGATAACCTGAAGCGCGGCGGAAGCGATTACACCGCCACCCTTATTGGGGCGGCGCTGCATAGCCAGGAAATACAGATATGGACGGATATTGACGGCATGCATAATAACGATCCGCGTATTGTTGAAAATACACGACCGGTTACGCAGATGTCCTTCGACGAAGCGGCGGAGTTGGCCTACTTTGGTGCGAAGATCCTGCATCCCACCTGCGTATTGCCGGCACAGAAGCGCAAAGTTCCGGTACGTCTTCTGAACACCATGCAACCGGAAGCAAAAGGTACCTTAATCTCGGAGCAGCCTCCACAAGACCGGATTACTGCCATTGCAGCCAAAGACGGAATCACTGCCATTAACATACGTTCGGGCCGAATGTTGCTGGCTTATGGTTTCCTGCGGTCGGTATTCGAAGTTTTTGAAAGATACCGAACGCCCATCGACATGATCACCACTTCGGAGGTGGCCGTTTCCCTGACCATTGATCAGCCGAAACACCTGCCTGAAATCATCAGGGAACTGGAAATGTTCGGATCCGTACAAACAGACCGCGATCAAACGATCATTTGTATTGTGGGAAGTTTTTCAGGCGAGAAAAAGGGATATGCCCGGAAAATTTTTGATGCACTGGCAACTATTCCGATTCGTATGATCTCTTACGGCGGGAGTGAGAATAACGTAAGTGTACTCGTGGATACCCGCTTTAAAAAGGAAGCCCTCAACGCACTGAATGACGGATTATTTGCGGAGGCCTTATGA
- the lysA gene encoding diaminopimelate decarboxylase yields MSLQKHIPSFKKQKTPFWFYDMSMLGETLQRVARAAKAHNFEVHYALKANSNIPILKKIRAAGLGADCVSGNEVKRAVECGFNTERIVFAGVGKSDGEIRYALSKNIFCFNCESAQEIGVIQSIAAKMKKTARIALRINPNVNANTHRYITTGLEENKFGINLWELDEVMETVLKCRNIDLTGIHFHIGSQISDLEPFRSLCLRVNEIQEWFISRRILLKEINVGGGLGVDYHHPDANGKIDFESFFKLFHRFIELRPGQRLHFELGRSIVASCGSLISKVLYVKKGVNTNFAILDAGMTELIRPALYQSYHTIQNLSAKGRRGEERYDVVGPICESSDCFAKALILPEIRRGDLIAIRTTGAYGEVMSSGYNLRDKAKAVYK; encoded by the coding sequence ATGAGTCTGCAGAAGCATATTCCATCGTTTAAAAAACAGAAGACACCATTCTGGTTTTATGATATGTCCATGCTCGGAGAAACACTGCAGCGTGTTGCAAGGGCGGCGAAGGCGCACAACTTTGAAGTCCACTACGCACTTAAGGCGAATTCAAATATTCCCATCTTAAAAAAGATCAGGGCTGCCGGTTTAGGGGCTGACTGTGTAAGCGGCAATGAAGTGAAGAGGGCGGTAGAGTGCGGTTTTAATACGGAACGGATTGTGTTCGCCGGAGTAGGAAAGTCAGATGGTGAGATTCGTTACGCCTTGTCGAAAAACATTTTCTGTTTCAATTGTGAATCAGCACAGGAGATCGGGGTGATCCAGTCAATCGCCGCAAAGATGAAGAAAACGGCTCGTATTGCTTTGCGTATTAATCCCAATGTGAACGCGAACACACATCGTTACATCACGACCGGACTGGAAGAAAATAAATTTGGCATTAACTTGTGGGAACTGGATGAAGTAATGGAAACAGTTCTGAAGTGCAGAAATATAGACCTCACCGGAATTCATTTTCATATCGGTTCTCAAATTTCTGATTTGGAGCCTTTCCGTTCCCTTTGCCTGCGGGTGAATGAGATTCAGGAGTGGTTTATCAGCCGGAGGATCCTTCTTAAGGAGATCAATGTAGGCGGAGGGCTCGGCGTTGACTATCACCATCCGGACGCCAATGGCAAAATAGACTTTGAGTCGTTTTTTAAGTTGTTTCATCGTTTTATTGAATTGCGCCCAGGACAGCGTTTGCATTTTGAACTGGGAAGATCCATTGTGGCGTCTTGCGGGAGTTTGATTTCAAAAGTGTTGTACGTAAAAAAGGGAGTGAATACTAATTTTGCTATTCTGGATGCAGGGATGACGGAGCTGATTCGCCCGGCCTTGTATCAAAGCTATCACACAATTCAAAACCTGAGCGCGAAAGGCCGGAGAGGCGAGGAGCGGTACGATGTAGTTGGTCCTATTTGCGAATCATCCGATTGTTTTGCCAAAGCCCTTATTCTTCCCGAGATCAGGCGCGGCGACCTCATCGCTATACGAACAACGGGTGCTTACGGAGAGGTGATGTCATCGGGATATAACTTGCGGGATAAAGCGAAAGCAGTGTATAAATAA
- a CDS encoding SpoIIE family protein phosphatase, giving the protein MYNRIRTYFIGHRLDSTEDVFEKAKIKLVFDFTFFMSVLAIPFVIQLGMNGYWYHFAINIFEITTLSLIYVLFRSNLPLRHIGITFIIMDCIMSAGSLIFQNGYFELQAGLWSLLLVIYSFFVMGKTWGSVLALFVALLYGGCIPAENGVSLLNFGLPENQILPTASVFIIFPFLLNIYIVTAFINAKATAESLIRNQKKLLETQKEEIISSITYARRIQQAKLPAREDIHRHIRDSFILFKPKDIVSGDFYFFSVKGSSVFLAAADCTGHGVPGALMSMICSEKLEDAIAKCSGPSAILEYLNRAIRATLKQTDDDHATRDGMDIALCEIDFANRKVRYAGANRPLWIIRGQSTAASAGSLTPEVIPATKKAIGGFTDNHQPFDTHDIQLYPGDSFYVFTDGYADTFNGKSGKKLTARKFKDLLMSVREKSMPDQEKHLDEFIENWMAGVEAIDDILVIGVRL; this is encoded by the coding sequence ATTTGTGATCCAGCTCGGAATGAACGGCTACTGGTATCATTTTGCGATCAATATTTTTGAAATTACTACGCTTAGCTTGATTTATGTACTGTTCCGGTCGAATCTTCCGCTCAGGCATATCGGTATCACCTTCATTATCATGGATTGCATCATGTCTGCCGGCAGCCTGATCTTCCAAAACGGATACTTTGAACTGCAGGCCGGTCTCTGGAGCCTGCTGCTGGTTATTTACAGCTTTTTTGTCATGGGGAAAACCTGGGGAAGCGTCCTTGCCCTGTTTGTGGCACTACTCTATGGGGGGTGTATTCCTGCTGAAAACGGTGTCTCTCTCCTCAATTTTGGACTCCCGGAAAACCAGATCCTTCCCACTGCCTCGGTATTCATCATCTTTCCTTTCCTTCTCAACATCTATATCGTAACGGCTTTCATTAATGCGAAAGCAACCGCGGAATCACTCATCCGGAACCAAAAGAAACTCCTCGAAACACAAAAGGAAGAGATCATCTCCTCCATCACCTATGCCCGGCGAATCCAACAGGCGAAACTTCCGGCAAGAGAGGATATCCACCGCCACATCCGGGATAGCTTCATTCTCTTCAAACCGAAGGACATTGTAAGTGGTGACTTTTACTTTTTCAGTGTCAAAGGTTCATCGGTGTTCCTTGCTGCCGCCGACTGCACAGGACATGGTGTACCGGGTGCACTTATGAGCATGATCTGTTCGGAAAAGCTGGAAGACGCCATTGCCAAATGTTCCGGCCCTTCCGCGATACTGGAATACCTTAACCGTGCCATTCGCGCCACACTCAAACAAACAGATGATGACCATGCTACCCGCGACGGGATGGATATCGCGCTGTGTGAAATAGATTTTGCTAATCGGAAAGTCCGATATGCCGGTGCCAATCGCCCATTGTGGATTATTCGCGGACAATCCACGGCGGCTTCTGCCGGTTCCTTAACTCCGGAAGTGATTCCCGCCACTAAAAAGGCCATCGGCGGGTTCACCGACAATCATCAGCCGTTCGACACCCACGACATCCAGCTTTACCCGGGAGATAGCTTTTATGTATTCACCGACGGATATGCCGATACATTCAACGGAAAAAGTGGTAAAAAGCTAACCGCAAGGAAATTCAAAGACCTGTTGATGTCTGTCCGGGAAAAATCCATGCCGGATCAGGAAAAGCATCTGGATGAATTCATTGAAAACTGGATGGCCGGAGTGGAAGCGATAGATGATATTCTTGTGATCGGAGTACGACTTTAA